The genomic segment TCCCGTGCCTCTCGTGGACCTACAAGGACGATTCCGTCCAGAGATGAAGGAGCTGGCAGGCAAGTATGTCAAGAATGAATACTATGCCGAGGGCGAGGCGCCAGAGAAAAGCGTGGATGTAGAGATCGCCATTCGACTCAAAGAAGAGGATAAGGCCTTCCTCGTAGAGAAATACGAGCACAGCTATCCGCATTGCTGGAGAACAGACAAACCGGTGCTCTACTATCCGCTGGACTCCTGGTTCATCAAGAGCACGGCCATGAAAGACCGGCTCATCGAGCTGAACAAGACCATCAATTGGAAACCCAAGTCCACGGGTGAAGGCCGTTTCGGCAACTGGTTGGAAAACCTGAATGACTGGAACCTGTCCCGCTCACGATTCTGGGGCATACCTATCCCCATCTGGCGCACTGAGGATGGAAGCGAGGCCAAATGCATCGGGTCGGTAGAAGAGCTGAAATCCGAGATAGAGAAATCCATAGCAGCTGGTCTGATGAGCGATAGCCCTTTGGCCGATTTCGAGGTGGGCGATATGTCCAAACTCAATTACGAATCCTTCGATCTGCATAAGAACTATGTGGATGAGATCATCCTCGTCTCAGATAGTGGCCAACCCATGAAGCGTGAGAGCGACCTCATCGATGTATGGTTCGACTCGGGCTCCATGCCGTATGCGCAATTGCACTATCCCTTCGAGAATAAGGAGTTGATCGATGAGGGAACTTATTTCCCGGCCGACTTCATCGCAGAAGGAGTGGATCAGACGCGGGGCTGGTTCTTCACCCTGCATGCTATAGCCACCATGTGTTTCGACTCGGTAGCCTACAAGAATGTGGTCTCCAACGGGCTCGTACTCGATAAGAATGGACAGAAGATGTCCAAGAGACTCGGTAATGCGGTGAACCCTTTTGAGACGCTGGAGAAATATGGGGCGGATGCTACGCGCTGGTACATGATCAGCAATGCGCAGCCTTGGGACAACCTGCGTTTCGATGCGGATGGTATCACCGAAGTTCAGCGCAAGTTCTTCGGCACCCTCTACAATACCTACTCTTTCTTCGCTCTGTATGCCAATATCGATGGGTTCAGCTATTCAGAGCCCGACACTCCCATTGCCGAGCGGAGAGAACTCGACCAGTGGATCCTCTCCAAACTGAACTCCTTGATCAAAGAGGTGGAAGGACACTATGCGGATTATGAGCCCACCAGAGCAGCTAGAGCCATTCAGAACTTCACCTTGGATGACCTGAGCAACTGGTATGTGCGTCTGAGCCGAAGGATCTTCTGGAAAGGAGAGTACGGACCGGAGAAGATAGCCGCTTACCAGACCCTGTATCGCTGTTTGGAGGTAGTCGCCATTCTCAGCAGCCCCATCGCTCCATTCTTTTCGGATAAGCTCTATCGCGACCTGAGTCATGTGACTGGCAGAAGCGTTCATGGTTCTGTACATCTCGACTTCTTCCCCGAGGTGGACGCATCATCAATAGATGTCGATCTGGAAAAGAGAATGGACCTGGCACAACGCATTTCCTCATTGGTCCTCAGCCTGCGCAAGAAGGAGAAGATCAAAGTGCGTCAGCCTTTACAGCGTATCATGATCCCTGTACTGGATGATCGTATGGGCCAGCGTATAGAAGCGGTCAGCCAATTGATACGCTCAGAGGTCAATGTGAAAGAGATCGAGCTATTGGGCACCGACAACGATACCATCGTCAAGCAGGCCAAGGCCAACTTCAAGCTGCTCGGAAAGCGTTTCGGAAAGCAGATGAAAACGGTGGCAGCCGCTATTAAGGACATGACTGCCGAGCAGATCTCCACTCTGGAGAGCGAGGAGAAAGTGGAATTGATGGTAGACGGAGAAGCCCATACCTTGGACCGTCAGGAGATAGAACTGACTTCACAAGACATCCCGGGATGGTCCGTTGCAAGTGACAAAGAACTGACTGTTGCACTGGATATCCACCTAAGCCAAGCGCTCTTAGAGGAGGGAATGGCCCGAGAATTGGTGAACAAGGTGCAGAATTTTAGAAAAGAAATGGATTTCGAGGTGACCGACCGCATTGCTGTAGAGGTACAGAGCCATCAGGCTGTAGATCCTGCCATCATTGCGAACAAAAACTATATTTGCGCGGAAATCCTCGCGGAATCACTAGAAATAGTTGATAATCTGAGCGTTGGGAGTCCACTGGAGCTAAGCTTGACGGACGACATCTCCACAAGATTGACCATCGTCAGATCCAATTAAAGAACAAGAACATGGCTAAAAAGAAAACCGATGATTTCGTCCGTTACTCGGACAAGGACCTCAAAATGTTCGAGGGATTGATCAATGAGAAGTTGGAGGCCGCCCGCGAGGATCTGGAATTGCTCAAGGGTACACTGACCCATACGGATGATAACAGTACGGACGACACTTCTCCTACATTCAAGATGATGGAGGATGGTTCAGAGACCTTGTCCCGAGAGGAGACAGCCCAATTGGCCATGCGTCAAGAGAAGTTCATCCGCCACCTGGAAGAGGCCTTGATCCGTATCAAGAACAAGACCTACGGTGTATGTCGCGTAACTGGCAAGCTTATCCGCAAAGAACGGCTGATGCTCGTTCCACATGCTACCTTGAGCATTGAGGCGAAGAACGCCCAAGGTTGAATCACCCGTCTTGAGAAGAGCCCTCATCACCATCTTTACTGTGCTTACGATCGACCAGGTCTCCAAGATCTGGGTCAAGCTTCATATGTACCAGAATGAGCGTTTCGCTGTGCTGGGTGATTGGTTCTACATCCATTTCTTAGAGAATCGCGGCATGGCCTTCGGTTTCGAATTCGGAGGGGAATGGGGCAAGATCGCCTTGAGTTCTTTCCGTGTACTCGCGGTCATCGTCATTGCCCGTTATATCTATCGATTCATTCAGAAGGGCTATCACCCGGGCTTCATCGTGGCCTCTTCCATGGTATTGGCCGGAGCTATTGGCAATATCATCGATTCGGCCGTCTATGGCCTGATCTTCAGTGAGAGCCCGCCCAATATTCCCATCACAGCTGACTTCTTACCGCCTGATGGTGGTTATGCCGCATTCATGATGGGTAATGTCGTGGATATGCTCCACTTTCCCCTCTTCAGCTTCCATTGGCCCGATTGGGTACCCAAAGTTGGTGGGACCGAATTCGAATTCTTCCGTCCCGTGTTCAATATCGCGGACTCGGCCATTACAGTGGGGCTGGCCTGTATCTTCATTTTCCAGAAGCGATTCTTCCCTGAAGAAGGACTGAAGGCCGTTCTCGATGAGAATGATGAAGAAGAGCGACCCTAATTTGCAAGCCATGCATCAACAACAGGACGATACGGAGAACATCACCTACCTCTCCGATACAGAGCGCATCTTCTCGGAAGAAGGCCAGAAATTCCAAGGTGAGAAGTACCTACCCAAGATAGAGCGGGTACGTCAATACCTGCGCCCCGATGCTCAGCGCTCTTTGGATGTAGGTATTGGCTATGGTCTGTTCATGATATTCACCGAGAGGGAACTCGGTCTCACATCCCATGGACTGGACCCCTTTCCGAAGTCTATCGAGATCGCCCGTCAATACACTTCAGCAGAGATCAAGGAGGGTGCCATTGAAGATTCCGACTGGCAATACCCAGAAGGTCATTTCGATTTCATCTCCTGCTTGGACGTCACGGAACATCTGGAAGAGCCGGCCGCATTCTATAGAAACGTACAGAAATACCTGGCTCCTGGAGGTCTGGTCCTCATGACCACGCCCAATCGATCCTTTGCCTATGAGATGCGTTCATGGCCCTTGATCGGCATTCCCGACAAGAACACCACGCACATCAATGTACAAGCTCCCAGCTATTGGGACCGCCTGGCCAAGGAGCATGGCTTTGAGATAGTGGACTCCTGGAGAGGGGAGCACCTCACCCATGTGCGTGTATTACCTGGGCTGATGCAGAGATTCTGCAATGTTCTAGGTCTGGATCCGAAGACCACTCCGGTAGTCAATCGCTTCCAACAGGCGTATAATCAGATTCTGAGAGTCAAGTGATCACCACTTCCTCACTATCCCGAAGTTCAGACTGGTAAAATCCGCTTGCCCGAGGTTGGCCTGTAAGGAGATTGATGCATATGGATTCCATTGCCATTCCTTCTCTGTATGCTTTAAGTAGTAATTAAGCGCCAATCGCGATGCGATATACCGTTTGACGGTATAGTACCAGTTCATTTCTCCATAGTGGTATTCTCCCTCTTCAAAATGCCCTTCATTTAACATCCAGTCCAACTTATATGCTGGTTTGAACAGATTGATACCTATATCCATCTCGGCTCCTACGTGTCCCATGAGCAATTCCAACTCGACATCCAGTCCACAACTGCTCGCATTCCAATACGGCCGTTCGATCAGGTCGGGATAGGCCTCCAGTACTACATCTTCGCTCTGAAGCAAGTTCTTGTAATGCCTATAGTGTCGCAAATACAGTCCAAAACCGATTCTCAGGGTATGTCTATATACTCTGCTAAAGGATATATCCAGATCAAGCACCGGCTGTGGGTCATTGTAGTCGAGGGAAAGGCTATTCATACCCAGGCCTAATCTCACACTTAACCAATTATGCACCAGCTGTGCGCCTTCTTGCGTATGAGAG from the Flavobacteriales bacterium genome contains:
- a CDS encoding isoleucine--tRNA ligase codes for the protein MAERYPEYRGLDLPQVAQEMLATWKKENTFEKSISTREGRPSYVFYEGPPSANGKPGIHHVMARSIKDIFCRFHTLKNKQVKRKAGWDTHGLPIELGVEKELGITKEDIGKSISVEDYNKACREAVMRYTDMWADVTEKMGYWVDMDDPYVTYENKYIETVWWLLRRLYDKGLLYKGYTIQPYSPKAGTGLSSHELNQPGTYKDVKDTSAIAKFRVSGSGLPVDSDLPQYFLAWTTTPWTLPSNTALAVGKKIDYLVFRTKDRYSKNPYIGVIAKDRFSYYFKHAQPEIGTYTVEEKPDAEVEVLREIKGSELEGMRYEQLLDYALPYENAENAFQVITGDFVTTEDGTGIVHIAPTFGSDDAQVAKEAGVPPMLVLDENDNPVPLVDLQGRFRPEMKELAGKYVKNEYYAEGEAPEKSVDVEIAIRLKEEDKAFLVEKYEHSYPHCWRTDKPVLYYPLDSWFIKSTAMKDRLIELNKTINWKPKSTGEGRFGNWLENLNDWNLSRSRFWGIPIPIWRTEDGSEAKCIGSVEELKSEIEKSIAAGLMSDSPLADFEVGDMSKLNYESFDLHKNYVDEIILVSDSGQPMKRESDLIDVWFDSGSMPYAQLHYPFENKELIDEGTYFPADFIAEGVDQTRGWFFTLHAIATMCFDSVAYKNVVSNGLVLDKNGQKMSKRLGNAVNPFETLEKYGADATRWYMISNAQPWDNLRFDADGITEVQRKFFGTLYNTYSFFALYANIDGFSYSEPDTPIAERRELDQWILSKLNSLIKEVEGHYADYEPTRAARAIQNFTLDDLSNWYVRLSRRIFWKGEYGPEKIAAYQTLYRCLEVVAILSSPIAPFFSDKLYRDLSHVTGRSVHGSVHLDFFPEVDASSIDVDLEKRMDLAQRISSLVLSLRKKEKIKVRQPLQRIMIPVLDDRMGQRIEAVSQLIRSEVNVKEIELLGTDNDTIVKQAKANFKLLGKRFGKQMKTVAAAIKDMTAEQISTLESEEKVELMVDGEAHTLDRQEIELTSQDIPGWSVASDKELTVALDIHLSQALLEEGMARELVNKVQNFRKEMDFEVTDRIAVEVQSHQAVDPAIIANKNYICAEILAESLEIVDNLSVGSPLELSLTDDISTRLTIVRSN
- a CDS encoding TraR/DksA family transcriptional regulator codes for the protein MAKKKTDDFVRYSDKDLKMFEGLINEKLEAAREDLELLKGTLTHTDDNSTDDTSPTFKMMEDGSETLSREETAQLAMRQEKFIRHLEEALIRIKNKTYGVCRVTGKLIRKERLMLVPHATLSIEAKNAQG
- a CDS encoding lipoprotein signal peptidase, with translation MRRRTPKVESPVLRRALITIFTVLTIDQVSKIWVKLHMYQNERFAVLGDWFYIHFLENRGMAFGFEFGGEWGKIALSSFRVLAVIVIARYIYRFIQKGYHPGFIVASSMVLAGAIGNIIDSAVYGLIFSESPPNIPITADFLPPDGGYAAFMMGNVVDMLHFPLFSFHWPDWVPKVGGTEFEFFRPVFNIADSAITVGLACIFIFQKRFFPEEGLKAVLDENDEEERP
- a CDS encoding class I SAM-dependent methyltransferase; amino-acid sequence: MHQQQDDTENITYLSDTERIFSEEGQKFQGEKYLPKIERVRQYLRPDAQRSLDVGIGYGLFMIFTERELGLTSHGLDPFPKSIEIARQYTSAEIKEGAIEDSDWQYPEGHFDFISCLDVTEHLEEPAAFYRNVQKYLAPGGLVLMTTPNRSFAYEMRSWPLIGIPDKNTTHINVQAPSYWDRLAKEHGFEIVDSWRGEHLTHVRVLPGLMQRFCNVLGLDPKTTPVVNRFQQAYNQILRVK